The Triticum dicoccoides isolate Atlit2015 ecotype Zavitan chromosome 6A, WEW_v2.0, whole genome shotgun sequence genome has a window encoding:
- the LOC119317367 gene encoding uncharacterized protein LOC119317367 isoform X2: protein MRNPPGRHLLRVATRAVRSSSGLGGSGAGASTSATSPGAASSGGRPRSRGGGGGGMLLRATSPPPPSAVAAAACWESRTLRRDGEDDWEEVVVAAAGDGAAPGAGDAEVDSDYRVVFWSPPTGDEVRAAFSSIQEVFEGSYYDVNSNETEKQLALLSNSEHSSSTNSSGSDDWVEPAAYVLNSTALLTREHRNVLDAFRLLQRDPNVQKMVMSLSCDRTVWDAVMNNEAVQEFRRSFQDGKEVNRKGNSCGPAAVLKWILANTQAKITEFFDNIAKIVSMLFHPQSDEDKPDLYSDAVKVSFMLSVFVFIVVAVARTKGTGTLSS from the exons ATGAGGAACCCGCCCGGCCGGCACCTCCTGCGCGTCGCCACCcgcgccgtgcgctcctcgtccggGCTTGGCGGCTCCGGCGCCGGGGCCTCCACGTCCGCCACGTCCCCCGGCGCCGCCTCGTCCGGGGGCCGCCCGCgtagccgaggcggcggcggcggcggcatgctcCTGCGGGCCACGTCCCCGCCCCCGCCCTCCGCCGTCGCGGCCGCCGCGTGCTGGGAGTCCCGCACGCTGCGCCGCGACGGGGAGGACGACTGGGAGgaggtcgtcgtcgccgccgcgggCGACGGCGCGGCCCCGGGCGCCGGCGACGCGGAGGTGGACAGCGACTACAGGGTCGTGTTCTGGTCCCCGCCCACCGGGGACGAAGTCCGCGCCGCCTTCTCTAGCATCCAGGA GGTGTTTGAGGGTTCTTATTATGATGTGAATTCAAATGAAACTGAGAAACAACTAGCATTGCTGTCCAACTCAGAGCATTCTTCATCAACCAATTCATCAGGATCAGACGATTGGGTCGAACCTGCTGCATATGTTCTCAACTCTACTGCTCTTCTGACCAGGGAGCATAGGAATGTTTTGGATGCCTTCCGTCTATTGCAAAGAGACCCTAATGTTCAG AAAATGGTTATGTCCTTGTCATGTGATAGGACTGTCTGGGATGCTGTAATGAATAACGAAGCAGTGCAAGAATTCAGGAGATCTTTTCAGGATG GCAAAGAAGTTAATAGAAAGGGAAACTCTTGTGGCCCTGCTGCAGTGCTTAAGTGGATCCTAGCCAACACCCAGGCAAAGATAACGGAATTCTTCGATAATATAGCGAAGATTGTCAGCATGCTCTTCCACCCTCAAAGCGATGAAGATAAGCCCGATCTGTACAGCGATGCAGTGAAGGTGTCCTTCATGCTCTCGGTGTTCGTCTTCATCGTGGTGGCCGTTGCTCGTACCAA AGGAACTGGAACACTTTCTAGCTAG
- the LOC119317367 gene encoding uncharacterized protein LOC119317367 isoform X1, giving the protein MRNPPGRHLLRVATRAVRSSSGLGGSGAGASTSATSPGAASSGGRPRSRGGGGGGMLLRATSPPPPSAVAAAACWESRTLRRDGEDDWEEVVVAAAGDGAAPGAGDAEVDSDYRVVFWSPPTGDEVRAAFSSIQEVFEGSYYDVNSNETEKQLALLSNSEHSSSTNSSGSDDWVEPAAYVLNSTALLTREHRNVLDAFRLLQRDPNVQKMVMSLSCDRTVWDAVMNNEAVQEFRRSFQDGKEVNRKGNSCGPAAVLKWILANTQAKITEFFDNIAKIVSMLFHPQSDEDKPDLYSDAVKVSFMLSVFVFIVVAVARTNYEPWDFEVW; this is encoded by the exons ATGAGGAACCCGCCCGGCCGGCACCTCCTGCGCGTCGCCACCcgcgccgtgcgctcctcgtccggGCTTGGCGGCTCCGGCGCCGGGGCCTCCACGTCCGCCACGTCCCCCGGCGCCGCCTCGTCCGGGGGCCGCCCGCgtagccgaggcggcggcggcggcggcatgctcCTGCGGGCCACGTCCCCGCCCCCGCCCTCCGCCGTCGCGGCCGCCGCGTGCTGGGAGTCCCGCACGCTGCGCCGCGACGGGGAGGACGACTGGGAGgaggtcgtcgtcgccgccgcgggCGACGGCGCGGCCCCGGGCGCCGGCGACGCGGAGGTGGACAGCGACTACAGGGTCGTGTTCTGGTCCCCGCCCACCGGGGACGAAGTCCGCGCCGCCTTCTCTAGCATCCAGGA GGTGTTTGAGGGTTCTTATTATGATGTGAATTCAAATGAAACTGAGAAACAACTAGCATTGCTGTCCAACTCAGAGCATTCTTCATCAACCAATTCATCAGGATCAGACGATTGGGTCGAACCTGCTGCATATGTTCTCAACTCTACTGCTCTTCTGACCAGGGAGCATAGGAATGTTTTGGATGCCTTCCGTCTATTGCAAAGAGACCCTAATGTTCAG AAAATGGTTATGTCCTTGTCATGTGATAGGACTGTCTGGGATGCTGTAATGAATAACGAAGCAGTGCAAGAATTCAGGAGATCTTTTCAGGATG GCAAAGAAGTTAATAGAAAGGGAAACTCTTGTGGCCCTGCTGCAGTGCTTAAGTGGATCCTAGCCAACACCCAGGCAAAGATAACGGAATTCTTCGATAATATAGCGAAGATTGTCAGCATGCTCTTCCACCCTCAAAGCGATGAAGATAAGCCCGATCTGTACAGCGATGCAGTGAAGGTGTCCTTCATGCTCTCGGTGTTCGTCTTCATCGTGGTGGCCGTTGCTCGTACCAA TTATGAGCCGTGGGATTTCGAAGTGTGGTGA
- the LOC119317366 gene encoding acetylglutamate kinase-like, which produces MLLTKPHPALTLPSASLPNPTLNAARVRPLASSAPHGRRGRRVSASSSPAPAQAASAALSRVDVLSEALPFIQRFKGKTVVVKYGGAAMKSPELQASVIRDLVLLSCVGLRPVLVHGGGPEINSWLQRVGVEPQFRNGLRVTDALTMEVVEMVLVGKVNKQLVSLISLAGATAVGLCGKDARLLTARPSPDAAALGFVGEVTRVDPSVLRPIIASGHIPVIATVAADETGQAYNINADTAAGEIAAAIGAEKLLLITDVSGILADRDDPGSLVKEIDIAGVRRMVAEGKVGGGMIPKVECCVRALAQGVHTASIIDGRVPHSLLLEILTDEGTGTMITG; this is translated from the coding sequence ATGCTCCTAACCAAGCCCCACCCCGCCCTCACCCTCCCCTCCGCATCCCTCCCAAATCCTACCCTAAACGCCGCCCGCGTCAGGCCGCTCGCCTCGTCCGCGCCCCATGGACGCCGCGGGCGCCGcgtctcggcctcctcctccccggcgCCAGCGCAGGCCGCGTCCGCGGCGCTGAGCCGCGTGGACGTCCTGTCGGAGGCGCTCCCCTTCATCCAGCGGTTCAAGGGCAAGACGGTGGTGGTCAAGTACGGCGGCGCGGCCATGAAGTCGCCGGAGCTGCAGGCGTCGGTGATCCGCGACCTGGTCCTGCTCTCCTGCGTCGGCCTGCGCCCCGTGCTCGTGCACGGCGGCGGCCCGGAGATCAACTCCTGGCTGCAGCGCGTCGGCGTCGAGCCGCAGTTCCGCAACGGCCTCCGCGTCACCGACGCGCTCACCATGGAGGTCGTCGAGATGGTGCTGGTCGGCAAGGTCAACAAGCAGCTCGTCTCCCTCATCAGCCTCGCCGGCGCCACCGCCGTCGGCCTCTGCGGCAAGGACGCGCGCCTCCtcaccgcgcgcccctcccccgacGCCGCGGCCCTCGGGTTCGTCGGCGAGGTCACGCGCGTCGACCCCTCCGTGCTCCGCCCGATCATCGCCTCCGGCCACATCCCGGTCATCGCCACCGTGGCCGCAGACGAGACCGGGCAGGCCTACAACATCAACGCCGACACTGCGGCGGGGGAGATCGCGGCTGCCATTGGCGCCGAGAAGCTGCTGCTGATCACTGACGTGTCCGGCATACTCGCGGACCGGGACGACCCCGGGAGCCTGGTGAAGGAGATTGACATCGCCGGCGTCCGGCGGATGGTGGCCGAGGGGAAGGTGGGTGGGGGCATGATACCCAAGGTGGAGTGCTGCGTGCGCGCACTGGCGCAGGGCGTGCACACGGCCAGCATCATTGACGGCCGCGTCCCGCACTCTCTCCTGCTCGAGATCCTCACCGACGAGGGCACCGGCACCATGATCACCGGCTGa